One window from the genome of Rudanella lutea DSM 19387 encodes:
- the cas1e gene encoding type I-E CRISPR-associated endonuclease Cas1e: MKHKHAMRDLPKIRDSLSYLYFEYGHLEQSKLGVEFVNKQGSIPVPVASLAALLLGPGTTITHGAIRTVTEAGCSVVWCGEQGVRCYAQGVGETHKAYRLMRQAELSATPDLRLQVIERMYRARFPEPLPPGLRIEQIRGREGIRVREAYADAARRFGVEWTGRSYNRTDWDDTDPINKALSSANACLHGLVHAALLSSGYSPALGFIHQGKQLSFVYDIADLYKMQVTVPVAFSVVAEGVSKPETLVRKRCRDAFTNLKLLQRIVPDVDRILRLDVESETPDGFDPDDDPALPTPWWSNPNGPKPDKP; the protein is encoded by the coding sequence ATGAAGCATAAACATGCCATGCGCGATTTGCCTAAAATCCGGGACTCGCTGTCGTACCTCTACTTCGAATACGGCCACCTCGAACAGTCGAAGCTGGGGGTTGAATTTGTCAATAAACAGGGGAGCATTCCAGTGCCGGTAGCCAGTCTGGCGGCTTTACTGCTGGGGCCGGGCACGACCATCACCCACGGGGCCATCCGAACGGTTACGGAGGCTGGCTGCTCGGTTGTTTGGTGCGGAGAGCAGGGCGTCCGGTGCTATGCACAGGGGGTTGGCGAAACTCACAAAGCTTACCGGCTGATGCGTCAGGCGGAGTTATCGGCCACGCCCGATTTGCGCCTTCAGGTTATTGAACGCATGTACCGGGCGCGTTTTCCTGAGCCACTGCCACCGGGATTGCGGATCGAACAAATTCGTGGACGCGAAGGCATCCGCGTACGGGAAGCTTATGCGGATGCAGCCCGCCGGTTCGGTGTCGAGTGGACGGGGCGGAGCTATAACCGCACCGACTGGGACGATACTGACCCAATAAACAAAGCCCTCTCATCGGCCAATGCCTGTTTGCATGGGCTGGTACATGCGGCCCTGCTCTCATCAGGATACTCGCCTGCTTTGGGATTCATCCACCAGGGCAAGCAGTTATCGTTTGTGTATGACATTGCCGACCTCTACAAGATGCAGGTGACGGTGCCCGTCGCATTTTCGGTAGTGGCCGAAGGGGTCTCGAAGCCCGAAACGCTGGTCAGAAAACGGTGCCGCGATGCTTTTACAAACCTGAAACTTCTGCAACGTATTGTGCCCGATGTGGACAGGATACTTCGGTTGGATGTGGAGTCAGAAACACCGGATGGTTTCGACCCCGACGACGACCCGGCCCTGCCGACACCCTGGTGGAGTAACCCGAACGGGCCTAAACCCGATAAGCCATGA
- the cas2e gene encoding type I-E CRISPR-associated endoribonuclease Cas2e, which yields MMVLMVERVSPSLRGDLGRWLIEVQAGVFVGRVSEVVREALWERATNRADDGTVTLLWRTSSEQGFDVRTWQPKQYVPINVDGIWLTLRPAADT from the coding sequence ATGATGGTGTTGATGGTTGAACGGGTATCGCCCTCGTTACGGGGCGACCTAGGCCGCTGGCTGATTGAAGTACAGGCGGGGGTATTTGTGGGCCGAGTGAGCGAAGTGGTACGTGAGGCCTTGTGGGAACGAGCTACCAACCGCGCCGACGATGGTACAGTCACCCTACTTTGGCGGACCAGTAGCGAACAGGGCTTCGATGTGCGGACGTGGCAACCTAAACAGTACGTTCCAATTAACGTAGATGGGATCTGGCTCACGCT
- a CDS encoding helix-turn-helix transcriptional regulator produces the protein MLTHPPAEQLRRLLDTGESFSLQQLQQLLDLGDRQIRRLLDQLRQSGIPIEEHRQGKHKRVSLPTDRQRVPVPDLRFDTEELRALAIAAKASRAVLVGTPHVAALKRAFDKLLEHARPVTYVFDLDEPMQEWHFAEDPTDQFALDCFRAIEGAMDERQSVRIDYLTAKDNRRSVGRKVDPYCFIKRGRAWILVAFCHKRQKPINFSMTRVSRVELCPDAYFDMDRDFDAEQFFRASLGAINDGECYLLQLLVEPDKALFFRERQYHPTQLIEEERPDGRLVVSYELEGFEEMRSFCQGWGVGITVLTPDLLRERLRDEAKILLERYR, from the coding sequence ATGCTTACCCACCCACCAGCCGAGCAGCTACGCCGGTTATTAGATACTGGCGAATCGTTTTCGCTCCAACAACTTCAGCAGCTACTTGACCTTGGCGACCGTCAGATTCGCCGGCTTCTCGATCAGCTTCGTCAGAGCGGTATCCCGATTGAGGAGCATCGACAGGGTAAACACAAACGCGTATCGCTACCCACCGACCGGCAGCGTGTACCTGTACCCGACCTGCGTTTCGACACTGAAGAACTCCGGGCACTGGCCATTGCCGCCAAAGCCAGCCGGGCGGTGCTGGTAGGGACACCGCACGTAGCTGCTCTCAAACGGGCATTCGACAAACTCCTCGAACACGCCCGGCCTGTCACTTATGTCTTCGATCTCGACGAACCCATGCAGGAATGGCACTTTGCCGAAGATCCCACCGACCAGTTTGCTCTCGACTGTTTCCGGGCCATTGAAGGGGCAATGGACGAACGGCAGTCGGTGCGTATTGATTATCTGACCGCTAAAGACAACCGGCGCTCCGTCGGCCGGAAAGTTGACCCCTACTGCTTTATCAAGCGGGGAAGGGCCTGGATTCTGGTGGCCTTTTGCCACAAACGGCAGAAACCCATCAACTTCTCAATGACGCGCGTGAGCCGGGTTGAGCTTTGCCCGGATGCGTATTTCGATATGGACCGAGACTTTGATGCCGAACAGTTTTTTCGAGCCTCACTCGGGGCTATAAATGATGGCGAGTGTTATCTGCTGCAACTATTAGTCGAACCCGACAAGGCGCTGTTTTTCCGGGAGCGGCAGTACCACCCGACGCAACTGATCGAAGAAGAGCGGCCCGACGGGCGGCTGGTGGTGTCGTACGAATTAGAGGGGTTCGAGGAGATGCGTTCCTTCTGCCAGGGTTGGGGCGTGGGCATTACGGTACTGACCCCCGACCTCCTGCGCGAGCGGCTCCGCGACGAAGCGAAAATCTTGCTCGAACGGTATCGGTAG